AAGCATTAAAGCAATTAGAAACTATAACAAAAGAAGATTATGAAAAAGTAATGGGAGTAGTAAATATTGTAAAACCATTGAGAAGTTTTATTTTTAAAACTCCTGATGAATATGGTATGCAATATGAAGAATTAGTTATATCATCAGATGATGGAGTTCCTTTGGAAGCATGGTACATACCTGCAAAAGGTGGAGAAAGTGATAAATTAGTTATATTCAATCATGCTTTACCAATGTGTAGAGCAGGTTTCCCAGGACATTTTGGTATGCCTTGGGCAGGTTATGATGCAGTAGAAATTGACTTTGTAATACAATATAAACATTTAACAGATGCAGGATACAATGTATTGACTTATGATATTCGTAACCATGGAAACAGTGGAGCTGCAAACAATGGAATATCAGGTATAGGAAACTGGGAATGGAGAGATTGTGTAGGAGTTAAAAAATATGTAGACAATCATCCAAGACTAAGTAAAATGAAAGTTGCTTTGTATAGTCAATGTATGGGAGGAAACTCACAATATAAAGCTATTATGGAAAGACCTGAACTATTTGAAAATGTAAAATGTATGGTAAGTCCAATGGTTGTGTCTATGGGGGCAATATATGATGCTTTTACAGAAATAGCAGGTGTAAATCAATATCAAGAATTGATAGACTTAGAGCTTATAAAAATGGGAGCATTTACAGCAGCTGAGATGACACCACATTTATGGGCACATGCAGTAAAAATGCCAACAATGATGGTACAAGTAAAAGATGACGCTTGGACTAGAAACCCAGAAGATGGACAAAAAACATTTGATTTATTAGGAGCTAAGGAAAAAGAATTATTATGGATAGAAAATACTCCATATCGTTTCAAAGATG
This window of the Fusobacterium simiae genome carries:
- a CDS encoding alpha/beta hydrolase family protein, producing the protein MARISKERLDKALKQLETITKEDYEKVMGVVNIVKPLRSFIFKTPDEYGMQYEELVISSDDGVPLEAWYIPAKGGESDKLVIFNHALPMCRAGFPGHFGMPWAGYDAVEIDFVIQYKHLTDAGYNVLTYDIRNHGNSGAANNGISGIGNWEWRDCVGVKKYVDNHPRLSKMKVALYSQCMGGNSQYKAIMERPELFENVKCMVSPMVVSMGAIYDAFTEIAGVNQYQELIDLELIKMGAFTAAEMTPHLWAHAVKMPTMMVQVKDDAWTRNPEDGQKTFDLLGAKEKELLWIENTPYRFKDGYNYFGRYPEKILAFIDKYMK